In Salminus brasiliensis chromosome 24, fSalBra1.hap2, whole genome shotgun sequence, one genomic interval encodes:
- the LOC140547214 gene encoding uncharacterized protein, producing MARKPAFLAIAAFLTLATCFPPWPAVSARVSYTLRGTKCVEDCRLYGSEYKCRTLMEDGRTDVQRCSPQKDLDVASKLGHSIDDRDIKYSVHSKKMMREGDKEEECKEVSFVLNPDANIAEGRGFEEEVEEIVNRWNWHLSDKIKSNLVTTDGLRIDLQNLPYVKSMGDRQFYNLQIQVNEKRQNSKKSTTLSQIFLPVDEVVPLKIVREAFLMSFKKKAGVFIKVMKKEEIKACEEAKKKKKPRG from the coding sequence ATGGCGCGAAAACCAGCATTCCTCGCCATCGCAGCGTTCCTCACATTGGCCACTTGCTTCCCGCCATGGCCAGCAGTCAGCGCCAGGGTCTCCTACACCCTCCGCGGGACCAAATGTGTGGAGGACTGCAGGCTGTACGGAAGCGAGTACAAGTGCAGGACACTTATGGAAGACGGCAGGACGGACGTCCAGCGCTGCTCTCCGCAGAAGGACCTGGACGTCGCATCCAAGCTGGGCCACTCCATTGACGACCGCGACATCAAGTACAGCGTCCACAGCAAGAAAATGATGAGGGAAGGGGACAAGGAGGAAGAGTGCAAGGAAGTCAGCTTTGTCCTGAATCCCGATGCCAACATAGCAGAAGGACGAGGCTTCGAGGAAGAGGTCGAAGAAATAGTCAATCGTTGGAATTGGCACTTGAGCGACAAGATAAAGTCCAACCTGGTCACGACGGACGGCCTCCGTATTGATTTGCAGAATCTTCCGTATGTAAAATCTATGGGCGACCGCCAATTCTACAACCTCCAAATCCAGGTGAATGAGAAGCGCCAGAACAGTAAGAAGAGCACCACACTGTCCCAGATCTTCCTGCCTGTGGATGAAGTAGTTCCTCTGAAAATAGTCCGTGAGGCCTTTTTAatgagctttaaaaaaaaggcaGGGGTTTTTATTAAAGTgatgaaaaaagaagaaataaaggCGTGTGAGGAGgcgaagaaaaagaagaagccgAGAGGCTGA